A genomic window from Coraliomargarita parva includes:
- a CDS encoding histidinol-phosphatase, whose protein sequence is MLVDCHMHTPLCGHAIGEPIEYAMMAVERGIQLITITCHIPMEWEAFGQTGIRMQRHELDDYVELVRQTADQARPLGVEVLCGIEAEVFPDEAHMTPMDAILAAYDFDFVLGSLHAQCLSYLTWLKENKVHSDAMRIDSYFRHLIDGAQSGRYDSMSHPDVIRTYGVVRKFKPAQHETVIREFLQTIVDEDICMEVNTSGLTKGDYEVHPDPIILDWAAEMGVKLTIGSDSHRPQSVGQFFDTILPLLQSKGFEQVHYFRKRERIAIPIHT, encoded by the coding sequence ATGCTGGTAGATTGTCACATGCACACACCGCTTTGCGGGCACGCCATCGGCGAGCCGATCGAATATGCCATGATGGCTGTCGAACGGGGCATTCAGCTGATCACCATCACCTGCCATATCCCGATGGAATGGGAAGCCTTCGGACAGACAGGGATCCGCATGCAGCGCCACGAGCTGGACGACTACGTCGAACTCGTCCGGCAGACCGCGGACCAGGCCCGGCCGCTCGGCGTCGAGGTCCTCTGCGGAATCGAAGCCGAAGTCTTTCCGGACGAGGCCCACATGACCCCGATGGATGCAATCCTCGCCGCCTACGATTTCGACTTCGTGCTCGGTTCCCTCCATGCACAGTGCCTGAGCTACCTGACCTGGCTCAAGGAGAACAAAGTCCACTCCGATGCCATGCGCATCGACTCCTACTTCCGCCACCTCATCGATGGAGCACAATCCGGCCGCTACGACAGCATGTCGCATCCGGACGTGATCCGCACCTATGGCGTGGTTCGCAAGTTCAAGCCCGCCCAGCACGAGACCGTCATCCGCGAATTCCTCCAGACGATTGTCGACGAAGACATTTGCATGGAGGTCAACACCAGTGGCCTGACCAAAGGTGACTACGAGGTCCACCCCGACCCGATCATCCTCGACTGGGCCGCCGAAATGGGCGTCAAACTCACCATCGGGTCCGACTCCCACCGTCCGCAAAGTGTCGGTCAATTTTTCGATACCATCCTCCCACTCCTCCAGTCCAAAGGCTTTGAGCAAGTACACTATTTCCGTAAGCGGGAACGTATCGCCATCCCCATCCATACATAA
- the kdsA gene encoding 3-deoxy-8-phosphooctulonate synthase gives MMIYDANKLLLIAGPCSLEGLDTCRPVADALSALQAKHPELNILFKGSFDKANRTSIHSNRGTGMEEGLEIFQTIRKEYGFNTITDIHLPEQCAAVGAVVDALQIPAFLCRQTDLLVAAAKTDCAINVKKGQFLSPYEMKFVTDKLEEAGAKEIWQTDRGTTFGYQNLVVDMRSFSIMAANGHPTVIDATHSVQLPGAAGGVSGGQREYVPPLARAALAAGANGVFLETHPNPEKAISDAASQIPLAELPELIESLLRVWKAVR, from the coding sequence ATCATGATTTACGATGCGAACAAGCTTCTCCTCATTGCCGGCCCCTGCTCCCTCGAGGGACTCGACACCTGCCGCCCTGTAGCCGACGCCCTGTCCGCTCTGCAAGCCAAGCACCCCGAGCTGAATATCCTGTTCAAAGGCTCCTTCGATAAGGCCAACCGGACCTCGATTCACAGCAACCGTGGCACCGGCATGGAAGAAGGCCTCGAAATCTTCCAAACCATCCGCAAGGAGTATGGCTTCAACACCATCACCGATATTCACCTGCCGGAACAATGCGCGGCAGTTGGCGCGGTCGTGGATGCCCTTCAAATCCCGGCCTTTCTCTGCCGCCAGACAGACCTGCTGGTGGCCGCAGCGAAGACGGACTGCGCCATCAACGTCAAGAAAGGGCAATTCCTCTCCCCCTACGAAATGAAATTCGTGACGGACAAACTGGAGGAAGCGGGCGCCAAGGAGATCTGGCAGACCGATCGCGGCACGACCTTCGGCTACCAGAACCTGGTGGTCGACATGCGCAGCTTCAGCATCATGGCAGCCAACGGACATCCGACCGTGATCGATGCGACGCACAGTGTGCAGCTGCCCGGAGCCGCCGGCGGAGTCAGCGGCGGCCAACGCGAGTACGTCCCGCCGCTGGCACGGGCCGCCCTCGCCGCCGGAGCCAACGGCGTCTTTCTCGAGACTCACCCGAATCCGGAAAAAGCCATTTCCGACGCTGCCAGCCAGATCCCGCTGGCCGAGCTGCCCGAGCTGATCGAGAGTCTGCTTCGGGTCTGGAAAGCGGTTCGATAG
- a CDS encoding RsmD family RNA methyltransferase, which translates to MRITGGKARGIPLKTPKGDQTRPATDRMREATFSSLGPSVEGCRVADLFAGTGSYGLEAVSRGATSCSFYENQKDALNCLRQNAAAVAKSANLNPGALAVQSSDVYTIRGPEDAFDLIFLDPPYSRIEAELPRIFEQVLNRIAAVDARVLLELPGNLHPEIPGWELSRRIGKAGKDKPTVAIFTRQHGTV; encoded by the coding sequence ATGCGCATCACCGGAGGCAAAGCCCGGGGCATTCCCTTGAAGACCCCCAAGGGTGACCAGACACGCCCCGCAACCGACCGGATGCGGGAGGCCACCTTCTCCAGTCTGGGACCCAGTGTGGAAGGCTGTCGCGTCGCGGACCTCTTTGCCGGCACCGGCAGCTACGGGCTGGAAGCCGTCAGCCGCGGGGCCACGAGTTGCAGCTTCTATGAAAACCAGAAGGACGCCCTGAACTGCCTGCGTCAAAATGCCGCAGCCGTCGCCAAGAGCGCGAATCTAAACCCAGGCGCCCTCGCCGTGCAAAGCAGTGACGTGTATACGATCCGGGGACCGGAAGACGCTTTTGACCTAATCTTTTTGGATCCGCCCTACTCCCGGATCGAAGCGGAACTGCCCCGCATCTTTGAACAGGTACTCAACCGGATAGCGGCGGTGGATGCGCGCGTGCTACTTGAACTGCCTGGCAATTTGCACCCGGAAATCCCGGGCTGGGAACTGAGCCGACGCATCGGCAAGGCAGGCAAGGACAAACCGACGGTCGCGATCTTCACCCGTCAGCACGGCACGGTTTAA
- a CDS encoding TatD family hydrolase: MEWIDSHCHLEVFHKQGQLKEALERAAAAGVHRFVTVGTGPKDWVLYREMHAAHSGTIDYTVGLHPCSVDEDWSAAVSQISTFFMPPSAPVALGEIGLDFFHLPKDPVAAGEQILLQEAAFRQQLLLAHEIGCPVVIHSRKAFKETVELIDESGMDWTRVVFHCFSYGAEEMALLRERGGRGSFTGIVTYKNAPDVREALRLQGAETLMLETDCPYLTPEPHRGKPNEPAYVADIGRRCAEALALAPEVLAERTVANTKAFFNL, encoded by the coding sequence ATGGAGTGGATCGATAGTCATTGCCATTTGGAAGTCTTTCACAAACAGGGGCAGTTGAAGGAGGCCCTTGAACGGGCGGCCGCCGCCGGTGTGCACCGTTTTGTCACGGTGGGTACCGGGCCGAAGGACTGGGTGCTCTATCGCGAAATGCACGCTGCCCATAGCGGAACGATTGATTACACTGTCGGGCTGCATCCCTGCTCCGTGGACGAAGACTGGTCCGCAGCGGTCAGCCAGATATCGACCTTTTTCATGCCGCCGTCGGCGCCGGTGGCGCTTGGAGAGATCGGCCTGGACTTCTTTCATTTGCCGAAGGATCCGGTGGCGGCGGGCGAGCAGATCCTGTTGCAGGAGGCGGCATTCCGCCAGCAGCTGCTGCTGGCGCATGAGATTGGTTGTCCGGTGGTCATTCACAGCCGTAAGGCATTCAAGGAGACGGTTGAGCTGATCGACGAGTCCGGCATGGACTGGACTCGTGTGGTCTTTCATTGCTTCAGCTACGGGGCTGAAGAGATGGCACTGCTGCGGGAACGCGGAGGCCGCGGCTCTTTTACGGGAATCGTGACCTACAAGAATGCGCCGGATGTCCGCGAAGCCCTGCGTCTGCAGGGGGCCGAGACCTTGATGCTTGAAACGGACTGTCCCTACCTCACACCTGAACCGCATCGCGGCAAACCGAATGAGCCGGCTTATGTCGCCGACATTGGGCGGCGCTGCGCGGAGGCCCTGGCGCTCGCACCAGAGGTTTTGGCCGAGCGGACCGTTGCCAATACAAAGGCCTTTTTCAACCTCTAG